The Streptomyces aurantiacus genome includes a region encoding these proteins:
- a CDS encoding DUF5819 family protein, whose protein sequence is MDAYDEGSNARPVPREPAATAPGTPPPDGRAAPGDGSAGVPHQLGDPVHEPTAHDHGVHEPAAYGHAAHDSVVLDSVVRDPVVHDSLAYGQGPPAPVSRPAGSPPSADAPPSGGIAALSLPFQIAAALALAFVAVVACVHIGMVFLHVAPSNTVTKQHGQAIDEWVYPEFEQNWKLFAPNPLQQNIAVQVRADVRAVDGSIRTTRWYDLSALDGRAIDGNLLPSHTQQNELRRAWDFFVATHDTANRPNGLRGDLSERYLRRIVVLRLDREEAGGRGAVIQQVQVRSRTANVPPPEWSREQVSDKPVLRQLPWWPVSKTDRAAGTRPADSTETAGNAR, encoded by the coding sequence ATGGACGCGTACGACGAGGGCTCGAACGCCCGGCCCGTGCCGCGCGAGCCCGCGGCCACCGCCCCCGGCACCCCTCCGCCGGACGGCCGGGCGGCCCCGGGGGACGGTTCCGCCGGGGTCCCGCATCAGCTCGGTGACCCGGTGCACGAGCCGACTGCGCATGATCACGGGGTGCACGAGCCGGCTGCGTACGGCCACGCGGCGCACGATTCGGTGGTGCTCGATTCAGTGGTGCGCGACCCGGTGGTGCACGACTCGTTGGCTTACGGCCAAGGGCCGCCCGCCCCTGTCTCCCGCCCGGCCGGATCGCCTCCCTCCGCGGACGCCCCTCCCTCCGGTGGCATCGCCGCTCTCTCCCTTCCCTTCCAGATCGCCGCCGCGCTCGCGCTCGCGTTCGTCGCGGTGGTCGCCTGTGTGCACATCGGCATGGTGTTCCTGCATGTGGCGCCGTCGAACACGGTCACCAAGCAGCACGGGCAGGCGATAGACGAATGGGTCTACCCGGAGTTCGAGCAGAACTGGAAGCTCTTCGCGCCCAATCCGCTGCAGCAGAACATCGCGGTCCAGGTCCGTGCCGACGTACGGGCCGTGGACGGCTCCATCAGGACCACCCGCTGGTACGACCTCTCCGCGCTGGACGGCCGGGCCATCGACGGCAATCTGCTGCCCAGCCACACCCAGCAGAACGAACTGCGCCGGGCCTGGGACTTCTTCGTGGCCACGCACGACACCGCGAACCGCCCGAACGGCCTGCGCGGCGACCTCTCCGAGCGCTATCTGCGCCGGATCGTGGTCCTGCGCCTGGACCGCGAGGAGGCGGGCGGCCGAGGGGCGGTCATCCAGCAGGTCCAGGTCCGCTCGCGTACGGCCAACGTGCCGCCGCCGGAGTGGAGCCGCGAGCAGGTGTCCGACAAGCCCGTCCTGCGGCAGCTGCCCTGGTGGCCGGTGTCGAAGACCGACCGGGCGGCCGGGACGCGGCCCGCGGACTCCACGGAGACGGCGGGGAACGCGCGATGA
- a CDS encoding Lrp/AsnC family transcriptional regulator, whose amino-acid sequence MAEGPEAGTALPPPRPLDSTDQDILQMLQADGRASIRSVAERVHVSRANAYARINRLVEDGVIRGFGARVDHERAGHGTSAYITLKIVQNTWRTVREQLRLLPGASHIALVGGDFDVLLLVHTPDNRALRELVLTRLQAIPEVLSTRTLLVFEEEDLEPQG is encoded by the coding sequence ATGGCCGAGGGGCCGGAGGCCGGGACCGCCCTGCCGCCGCCGCGCCCGCTCGACTCCACCGACCAGGACATCCTGCAGATGCTCCAGGCGGACGGCCGTGCCTCGATACGGTCCGTGGCCGAGCGGGTCCACGTCTCCCGCGCCAACGCCTACGCGCGCATCAACCGCCTCGTCGAGGACGGCGTGATCCGCGGTTTCGGTGCCCGTGTCGACCATGAGCGGGCGGGGCACGGCACCTCGGCGTACATCACTCTCAAGATCGTTCAGAACACCTGGCGCACCGTGCGCGAGCAGCTCAGGCTGCTCCCCGGGGCGTCGCACATCGCGCTGGTGGGCGGCGACTTCGACGTCCTGCTCCTGGTGCACACGCCGGACAACAGGGCGCTGCGCGAGCTGGTGCTCACCCGGCTCCAGGCCATCCCCGAGGTGCTCAGCACGAGGACGCTCCTGGTGTTCGAGGAGGAGGACCTGGAACCGCAGGGGTGA
- a CDS encoding TrmH family RNA methyltransferase — MRDPRDPEPVAAWHRLADTAVLLDGFHTLKHAVRFRADVPVAVTTDRQAALALADELAPDVRDTLDALLTEVPEATYRELVPRPHPTAVAALAVRPSREANLRALARTPRTAPVVVLDQPRNLGNAGAVIRLAAGFGATGVVTTGTLDPWHPTVVRGGAGLHFATAVERLAVEELPTGPVFALDPEGADIRELKLPDDAVLAFGSERSGLSGELRARTDHLVSLPMKPQVSSYNLATSVAMTLFHWSAS, encoded by the coding sequence ATGAGGGACCCCCGCGACCCCGAGCCCGTCGCCGCCTGGCACCGGCTCGCCGACACCGCCGTACTACTGGACGGCTTCCACACCCTCAAGCACGCGGTGCGTTTCCGGGCCGACGTCCCGGTGGCGGTCACCACCGACCGGCAGGCCGCGCTCGCTCTCGCCGACGAGCTGGCTCCGGACGTACGGGACACGCTGGACGCCCTCCTGACGGAGGTGCCGGAGGCCACGTACCGGGAGCTCGTCCCGCGCCCGCACCCCACCGCGGTGGCCGCCCTGGCGGTACGTCCCTCGCGCGAGGCCAACCTGCGGGCGCTGGCCCGCACCCCGCGCACCGCGCCCGTGGTCGTCCTCGACCAGCCGCGCAACCTCGGGAACGCCGGAGCGGTGATCCGCCTCGCGGCCGGCTTCGGCGCGACCGGGGTCGTCACCACCGGCACGCTCGATCCGTGGCATCCCACGGTCGTGCGCGGCGGAGCGGGCCTGCACTTCGCCACGGCCGTAGAGCGCCTGGCCGTGGAAGAGCTGCCGACCGGACCGGTGTTCGCACTGGACCCGGAGGGCGCGGACATCCGGGAGCTGAAGCTCCCGGACGACGCCGTCCTCGCCTTCGGTTCGGAGCGCAGTGGCCTGTCCGGCGAACTGCGTGCGCGCACCGACCACCTGGTGTCCCTGCCGATGAAGCCCCAGGTGTCCAGCTACAACCTCGCCACCAGCGTGGCGATGACCCTCTTCCACTGGAGTGCCTCGTAG
- a CDS encoding TetR/AcrR family transcriptional regulator, protein MTTAKRDTYTPETLLSVAVRVFNERGYDGTSMEHLSKAAGISKSSIYHHVTGKEELLRRAVSRALDGLFGILDEEHARVGRAVERLEYVTRRMVEVLTAELPYVTLLLRVRGNTDTERWALERRRDFDHEVAALLKAAAADGDVRGDVEVRLATRLVFGMINSIVEWYRPDGRGMGEREVADAVVLMVFGGLRQQG, encoded by the coding sequence ATGACCACCGCCAAGCGCGACACCTACACCCCGGAGACGCTGCTCTCCGTGGCGGTGCGGGTCTTCAACGAGCGTGGTTACGACGGCACCTCCATGGAGCACCTGTCCAAGGCGGCCGGCATCTCCAAGTCGTCGATCTACCACCACGTCACGGGCAAGGAGGAGCTGCTGCGCCGGGCCGTCAGCCGGGCGCTCGACGGCCTCTTCGGGATCCTCGACGAGGAGCACGCGCGCGTGGGGCGTGCCGTGGAGCGCCTGGAGTACGTCACCCGGCGCATGGTCGAGGTGCTCACCGCCGAGCTGCCGTACGTGACCCTGCTGCTGCGGGTGCGCGGCAACACCGACACCGAGCGGTGGGCCCTGGAACGGCGCCGGGACTTCGACCACGAGGTGGCCGCCCTCCTGAAGGCGGCGGCCGCCGACGGGGACGTACGCGGTGACGTGGAGGTCCGGCTCGCGACCCGGCTGGTCTTCGGGATGATCAACTCGATCGTCGAGTGGTACCGCCCGGACGGGCGGGGCATGGGCGAGCGCGAGGTCGCCGACGCGGTGGTGCTGATGGTCTTCGGGGGACTCCGGCAGCAGGGCTGA
- a CDS encoding 3-hydroxyacyl-CoA dehydrogenase produces MTALDLAGPVAVVGTGTMGQGIAQVALVAGHPVRLYDTAPGRARAAAEAIGVRLDRLVEKDRLTGAERDAARARLRPAESLADLADSGLVVEAVLERLDVKQQLLRELEDIVADDCLLATNTSSLAVTAIGGALRNPGRFVGLHFFNPAPLLPLVEVVSGFATDVTSATRAYELARAWGKTPVACADTPGFIVNRIARPFYAEAFAVYESQAADPATIDAILRESGGFRMGAFELTDLIGQDVNESVTRSVWEAFFQDVRFTPSLAQRRLVESGRHGRKTGQGWYDHGAGAERPEPHTADKAQPPAYVVAEGDLGPASELLALIREAGIQVREDEEDHGTRLVLPSGGQLALADGQTAVEFRDVVYFDLALDYRRATRIALSGSQDTQPQTLAEATGLFQALGKDVSVIGDAPGMIVARTVARIVDLAHDAVSKGVATEEDVDTAMRLGVNYPLGPFEWCRRLGKTWAHDLLEELHLREPSGRYAPSLALYRHGHAADKREGTS; encoded by the coding sequence ATGACAGCACTCGACCTCGCCGGCCCCGTGGCCGTCGTCGGCACCGGCACCATGGGCCAGGGCATCGCCCAGGTCGCGCTCGTCGCGGGCCACCCTGTGCGGCTGTACGACACCGCGCCCGGCCGTGCCCGGGCGGCGGCCGAAGCGATCGGCGTCCGCCTCGACCGGCTCGTCGAGAAGGACCGGCTGACCGGCGCCGAGCGGGATGCCGCCCGCGCCCGGCTGCGCCCCGCCGAAAGCCTCGCCGACCTCGCCGACTCCGGGCTGGTCGTCGAGGCCGTCCTGGAGCGGCTGGACGTCAAACAGCAGCTGTTGCGCGAGCTGGAGGACATCGTCGCGGACGACTGCCTGCTCGCCACCAACACCTCCTCCCTGGCGGTGACCGCGATCGGCGGCGCCCTGCGCAACCCCGGCCGTTTCGTGGGGCTGCACTTCTTCAACCCCGCGCCGCTGCTGCCCCTCGTCGAGGTCGTCTCCGGGTTCGCGACCGACGTCACGTCGGCCACGCGCGCGTACGAGCTGGCCCGTGCCTGGGGGAAGACCCCGGTCGCCTGCGCCGACACCCCCGGCTTCATCGTCAACCGCATCGCGCGGCCCTTCTACGCAGAGGCGTTCGCGGTCTACGAGTCCCAGGCCGCCGACCCCGCGACGATCGACGCGATCCTGCGCGAGTCGGGCGGCTTCCGGATGGGCGCCTTCGAACTGACCGACCTCATCGGCCAGGACGTCAACGAGTCCGTGACGCGCTCCGTGTGGGAGGCCTTCTTCCAGGACGTGCGCTTCACGCCCTCGCTGGCCCAGCGCCGACTCGTCGAGTCGGGCCGGCACGGCCGCAAGACGGGACAGGGCTGGTACGACCACGGGGCGGGGGCCGAGCGTCCCGAGCCGCACACCGCGGACAAGGCCCAGCCGCCCGCCTACGTCGTCGCCGAGGGTGACCTGGGCCCCGCCTCCGAGCTGCTCGCGCTGATCCGCGAGGCGGGCATCCAGGTCCGCGAGGACGAGGAGGACCACGGCACGCGCCTGGTGCTCCCCAGCGGCGGCCAGCTGGCCCTCGCGGACGGCCAGACCGCGGTCGAGTTCCGTGACGTCGTCTACTTCGACCTGGCGCTCGACTACCGGAGGGCCACCCGGATCGCCCTGTCCGGCTCGCAGGACACCCAGCCGCAGACCCTCGCCGAGGCGACCGGGCTCTTCCAGGCGCTCGGCAAGGACGTCAGCGTCATCGGGGACGCCCCCGGCATGATCGTCGCCCGTACCGTGGCGCGGATCGTGGACCTGGCGCACGACGCCGTCTCCAAGGGCGTGGCCACCGAGGAGGACGTCGACACGGCGATGAGGCTGGGCGTCAACTACCCGCTGGGTCCCTTCGAATGGTGCCGCAGGCTCGGCAAGACCTGGGCGCACGACCTCCTGGAGGAACTGCACCTGCGGGAACCCTCGGGCCGCTACGCACCCTCTCTCGCCCTCTACCGCCACGGGCACGCCGCCGACAAGCGGGAGGGCACCTCATGA
- the pdhA gene encoding pyruvate dehydrogenase (acetyl-transferring) E1 component subunit alpha, protein MTVLEQRGAYRPTPPPAWQPRTDPAPLLPDASPHRVLGTEAAERVDPGLLRRLYAELVRGRRYNAQATALTKQGRLAVYPSSTGQEACEVAAALVLEERDWLFPSYRDTLAAVARGLDPVQALTLLRGDWHTGYNPHEHRIAPLCTPLATQLPHAVGLAHAARLKGDDVVALALVGDGGTSEGDFHEALNFAAVWQAPVVFLVQNNGFAISVPLAKQTAAPSLAHKAVGYGMPGRLVDGNDAAAVHEVLSEAIAHARAGGGPTLVEAVTYRMEAHTNADDDKRYRGDEEVEAWRAHDPIALLERELTDRGLLDEDGMRAAREDAEAMAADLRERMNQDPALDPMDLFAEVYAQPTTQLLEQEAMLRAELDAEARQHEDEPEGNTR, encoded by the coding sequence ATGACGGTCCTGGAGCAGCGAGGCGCATACCGGCCCACGCCGCCGCCCGCCTGGCAGCCCCGCACCGACCCAGCGCCGCTGCTGCCCGACGCGTCACCCCACCGCGTCCTCGGCACCGAGGCGGCCGAGCGGGTCGACCCGGGACTGCTGCGCCGTCTGTACGCGGAGCTGGTGCGCGGCCGTCGGTACAACGCGCAGGCCACCGCCCTCACCAAGCAGGGCCGCCTCGCCGTCTACCCCTCCTCCACGGGCCAGGAGGCCTGCGAGGTCGCCGCCGCGCTCGTCCTCGAGGAGCGGGACTGGCTCTTCCCGAGCTACCGGGACACCCTCGCCGCCGTCGCCCGGGGCCTCGACCCCGTACAGGCGCTGACCCTCCTGCGCGGCGACTGGCACACCGGCTACAACCCCCACGAGCACCGCATCGCCCCCCTGTGCACTCCGCTCGCCACCCAGTTGCCGCATGCCGTGGGCCTCGCGCACGCAGCCCGCCTCAAGGGCGACGACGTGGTCGCGCTCGCGCTGGTCGGCGACGGCGGCACCAGCGAGGGCGACTTCCACGAGGCGCTGAACTTCGCCGCCGTGTGGCAGGCCCCGGTGGTCTTCCTGGTGCAGAACAACGGCTTCGCGATCTCCGTCCCGCTCGCCAAGCAGACCGCCGCCCCTTCCCTGGCCCACAAGGCCGTGGGGTACGGAATGCCCGGCAGGCTGGTCGACGGGAACGACGCCGCCGCCGTGCACGAGGTACTCAGCGAGGCGATCGCCCACGCACGCGCGGGCGGCGGTCCCACGCTCGTGGAGGCGGTGACGTACCGCATGGAGGCCCACACGAACGCCGACGACGACAAGCGCTACCGCGGGGACGAGGAGGTCGAGGCCTGGCGTGCGCACGACCCGATCGCACTCCTGGAGCGCGAGCTGACCGATCGTGGACTGCTCGACGAGGACGGGATGCGGGCCGCGCGGGAGGACGCCGAGGCGATGGCCGCGGACCTGCGCGAGCGCATGAACCAGGACCCGGCGCTCGACCCCATGGACCTCTTCGCGGAGGTCTACGCCCAGCCGACGACGCAACTCCTGGAGCAGGAAGCCATGTTGCGGGCCGAGCTGGACGCCGAGGCGCGTCAGCACGAGGACGAGCCGGAAGGAAACACGCGATGA
- a CDS encoding HTTM domain-containing protein: MRSLGRERLAGRISRFDRKHRLDRTLAQVVSRLTGRALGPYQTAVIRIGFAATWLLFLLREFPHRQEMYGPDGPWSWDLAQQLTASNHAFTALMWSGSQVWFEIVFLLAVLSSALLLLGWRTRTMSVLFLVGVLSLQNRSIFMGDGGDNVIHLMAIYLVFTRCGQVWSLDARRERRAAGARAREGRFPPDRVGPALWAVLGLLLAAATLAGKIDSGLFGGWRTVYWGLWAAQALWWLAGRYTRRSVQPRVFLDVVANLVHNAALFVIMAEACLIYATAGWYKIQGSRWQDGTAVYYPLHLDYFSPWPALSDLLSAHGTLVMLVTYGTVAVQVAFPFTLFNRRVKNVLLAAMMTEHAVIAVVLGLPFFSLAMIAADAVFLPTSFLRRLGGWAARARGGLSSRLGRALPRPRKERRKREEDEEQAPRSPEPAEHPHVGFTA; this comes from the coding sequence ATGCGCAGCCTCGGACGGGAGCGGCTGGCCGGGCGGATCAGTCGTTTCGATCGCAAGCACCGGCTCGACCGGACGTTGGCGCAGGTCGTCTCCCGTCTCACCGGCCGGGCGCTCGGGCCGTACCAGACCGCGGTGATCAGGATCGGCTTCGCCGCGACCTGGCTGCTCTTCCTGCTCCGGGAGTTCCCGCACCGGCAGGAGATGTACGGGCCCGACGGCCCCTGGAGCTGGGACCTCGCCCAGCAGCTCACCGCGAGCAACCACGCCTTCACGGCCCTGATGTGGTCCGGCAGTCAGGTCTGGTTCGAGATCGTCTTCCTGCTCGCCGTGCTGTCGAGCGCCCTGTTGCTGCTCGGCTGGCGCACCCGCACCATGTCCGTGCTCTTCCTGGTCGGCGTGCTCTCCCTCCAGAACCGCAGCATCTTCATGGGGGACGGCGGCGACAACGTCATCCACCTGATGGCGATCTATCTGGTGTTCACGCGCTGCGGCCAGGTGTGGTCACTGGACGCGCGGCGCGAGCGCCGGGCGGCGGGGGCACGCGCGCGCGAAGGACGATTCCCCCCGGACCGGGTCGGTCCCGCCCTGTGGGCCGTGCTCGGTCTCCTCCTGGCGGCCGCCACGCTCGCCGGGAAGATCGACAGCGGTCTGTTCGGCGGCTGGCGGACGGTCTACTGGGGTCTGTGGGCCGCCCAGGCCCTGTGGTGGCTGGCGGGCCGGTACACCCGCAGGAGCGTCCAGCCGCGCGTCTTCCTCGACGTCGTCGCCAACCTCGTCCACAACGCCGCGCTCTTCGTGATCATGGCCGAGGCGTGTCTGATCTACGCGACCGCCGGCTGGTACAAGATCCAGGGATCGCGCTGGCAGGACGGCACGGCCGTCTACTACCCGCTGCACCTGGACTACTTCTCCCCCTGGCCGGCCCTGTCCGACCTCCTGTCCGCACACGGCACGCTGGTCATGCTCGTCACGTACGGGACGGTGGCCGTGCAGGTCGCCTTCCCGTTCACACTGTTCAACCGGCGGGTGAAGAACGTCCTGCTCGCGGCCATGATGACCGAGCACGCCGTGATCGCCGTCGTGCTGGGCCTGCCGTTCTTCTCGCTCGCGATGATCGCCGCCGACGCGGTCTTCCTGCCGACGTCCTTCCTGCGCCGGCTGGGCGGCTGGGCGGCACGCGCGCGTGGAGGGCTGTCGTCCCGCCTCGGCCGTGCGCTTCCGCGCCCGCGCAAGGAGCGCAGGAAGCGGGAGGAGGACGAGGAACAAGCCCCGCGCTCCCCGGAGCCGGCCGAGCACCCGCACGTAGGCTTCACGGCATGA
- a CDS encoding alpha-ketoacid dehydrogenase subunit beta, producing MTTVAVKPATMAQALGRALRDALADDPTVHVMGEDVGALGGVFRVTDGLAKEFGEDRVTDTPLAEAGILGTAVGMAMYGLRPVVEMQFDAFAYPAFEQLISHVARMRNRTRGAMPLPITVRVPYGGGIGGVEHHSDSSEAYYMATPGLHVVTPATVADAYGLLRQAIASDDPVVFLEPKRLYWSKDSWNPDEPQAVEPIGRAVVRRPGRSATLITYGPSVPVCLEAAEAAGAEGWDLEVVDLRSLVPFDDETVAASVRRTGRAVVVHESGGFGGPGGEIAARVTERCFHHLEAPVLRVAGFDIPYPPPMLERHHLPGVDRILDAVARLQWEAQS from the coding sequence ATGACCACCGTCGCGGTGAAGCCGGCCACCATGGCGCAGGCCCTCGGACGGGCCCTGCGCGACGCGCTGGCCGACGACCCGACCGTCCACGTCATGGGCGAGGACGTCGGCGCCCTGGGCGGCGTCTTCCGCGTCACCGACGGGCTCGCGAAGGAGTTCGGCGAGGACCGGGTCACGGACACGCCGCTGGCCGAGGCGGGCATCCTCGGCACGGCGGTCGGCATGGCCATGTACGGGCTCAGGCCGGTCGTGGAGATGCAGTTCGACGCCTTCGCGTACCCCGCCTTCGAGCAGCTGATCTCGCACGTGGCCCGCATGCGCAACCGCACGCGCGGGGCGATGCCGCTGCCCATCACCGTGCGGGTGCCCTACGGCGGCGGTATCGGCGGCGTCGAGCACCACAGCGACTCCTCCGAGGCGTACTACATGGCGACTCCAGGGCTGCACGTCGTCACGCCGGCGACGGTCGCCGACGCCTACGGCCTGTTGCGCCAGGCCATCGCCTCCGACGACCCGGTCGTCTTCCTGGAGCCCAAGCGCCTGTACTGGTCGAAGGACTCCTGGAACCCCGACGAGCCGCAGGCCGTCGAGCCCATCGGCCGTGCGGTGGTCCGCAGGCCGGGCCGCAGTGCCACGCTCATCACGTACGGTCCGTCCGTGCCCGTCTGCCTGGAGGCCGCGGAAGCGGCCGGGGCCGAGGGCTGGGACCTCGAAGTCGTCGACCTGCGCTCCCTGGTGCCGTTCGACGACGAGACGGTCGCCGCGTCCGTGCGCCGTACCGGCCGGGCCGTCGTGGTGCACGAGTCGGGAGGCTTCGGCGGGCCCGGCGGGGAGATCGCCGCGCGCGTCACGGAGCGCTGCTTCCACCACTTGGAGGCGCCGGTGCTGCGCGTGGCCGGCTTCGACATCCCGTATCCGCCGCCGATGCTGGAGCGGCACCACCTGCCCGGCGTCGACCGGATCCTGGACGCCGTGGCGCGGCTGCAGTGGGAGGCGCAGAGCTGA
- the paaN gene encoding phenylacetic acid degradation protein PaaN produces MAAAPTAHELIAKHRPTLDQALEAMRTRAYWSPHPEHPKAYGENGSLGMTEGKAAFDALLGSRLDLGQPGTDDWVGGEVSPYGIELGVTYPHADVDTLLPAMRAGQRAWRDAGAQARAVVCLEILKRISDRTHEFALAVMHTSGQAFMMAFQAGGPHAQDRGMEAVAYAYAEQVRTPDNAEWTKPQGKRDPLALTKQFTPVPRGVALLIGCNTFPTWNGYPGLFASLATGNAVLVKPHPRAVLPLALTVQVAREVLAETGFDPNLVALAAERPGEGIAKTLATRPEIRIIDYTGSTEFGDWLEANARQAQVYTEKAGVNTVIVESTGDYKGMLSNLAFSLSLYSGQMCTTPQNLLVPRAGIRTEEGPKSYDEVVADLARAVDGLLGDDARANALLGALVNPDVKARLEAAAGLGEVALASREIDNPEFPDAVVRTPVIVKLDGGKPDDQAAYMSECFGPVSFAVAVDSAADAVQLLRRTVREKGAMTVGAYTTSDEVEEAVREACLDEAAQLSLNLTGGVYVNQTAAFSDFHGSGGNPAANSALCDGAFVANRFRVVEVRKEA; encoded by the coding sequence ATGGCCGCCGCACCGACCGCGCACGAGCTCATCGCCAAGCACCGGCCCACCCTTGACCAGGCGCTGGAAGCGATGCGCACGCGCGCGTACTGGTCGCCGCACCCCGAGCACCCCAAGGCCTACGGGGAGAACGGCAGCCTGGGGATGACCGAGGGCAAGGCCGCCTTCGACGCCCTGCTCGGGAGCCGCCTCGACCTCGGACAGCCCGGCACCGACGACTGGGTGGGCGGCGAGGTCTCGCCGTACGGGATCGAGCTGGGGGTCACCTACCCGCACGCGGACGTCGACACCCTGCTGCCCGCCATGCGCGCCGGGCAGCGCGCGTGGCGCGACGCGGGCGCTCAGGCGCGCGCGGTGGTGTGTCTGGAGATCCTCAAGCGGATCAGCGACCGTACGCACGAGTTCGCGCTCGCGGTCATGCACACCAGCGGCCAGGCCTTCATGATGGCGTTCCAGGCCGGCGGCCCGCACGCCCAGGACCGCGGCATGGAGGCGGTGGCGTACGCGTACGCGGAGCAGGTCCGCACCCCCGACAACGCCGAGTGGACCAAGCCGCAGGGCAAGCGTGACCCGCTCGCGCTGACCAAGCAGTTCACGCCGGTGCCGCGCGGCGTCGCACTGCTGATCGGCTGCAACACCTTCCCCACGTGGAACGGCTATCCGGGCCTGTTCGCCTCGCTGGCCACGGGCAACGCCGTACTGGTGAAGCCCCACCCGCGCGCGGTGCTGCCGCTGGCGCTCACCGTCCAGGTGGCCCGCGAGGTGCTCGCCGAGACGGGCTTCGACCCGAACCTGGTGGCACTGGCCGCCGAGCGGCCCGGCGAGGGCATCGCCAAGACCCTGGCCACCCGCCCCGAGATCCGGATCATCGACTACACCGGTTCGACGGAGTTCGGCGACTGGCTCGAGGCCAACGCCCGCCAGGCGCAGGTCTACACGGAGAAGGCCGGCGTCAACACGGTGATCGTGGAGTCGACCGGCGACTACAAGGGAATGCTGTCGAACCTCGCCTTCTCCCTGTCCCTCTACAGCGGCCAGATGTGCACGACCCCGCAGAACCTCCTCGTCCCGCGCGCCGGCATCCGTACGGAGGAGGGCCCCAAGTCGTACGACGAGGTGGTCGCCGACCTCGCGAGGGCCGTCGACGGGCTCCTCGGCGACGACGCCCGGGCGAACGCCCTGCTGGGCGCGCTCGTGAATCCGGACGTGAAGGCCCGTCTGGAGGCCGCGGCCGGGCTCGGCGAGGTCGCCCTCGCCTCACGGGAGATCGACAACCCGGAGTTCCCGGACGCGGTGGTCCGTACGCCGGTGATCGTGAAGCTCGACGGCGGCAAGCCGGACGACCAGGCCGCCTACATGAGCGAGTGCTTCGGGCCGGTGTCCTTCGCCGTCGCGGTCGACTCGGCGGCGGACGCCGTGCAGCTGCTGCGGCGGACCGTCCGTGAGAAGGGCGCGATGACCGTCGGCGCGTACACGACCTCGGACGAGGTCGAGGAGGCCGTGCGGGAGGCGTGCCTGGACGAGGCGGCCCAGCTCTCGCTGAACCTGACCGGGGGGGTGTACGTCAACCAGACGGCCGCCTTCTCGGACTTCCACGGCTCGGGCGGCAACCCGGCCGCCAACTCGGCGCTGTGCGACGGGGCGTTCGTGGCCAACCGCTTCCGCGTGGTGGAGGTCCGCAAGGAGGCGTGA